The segment TAGGGAAGCTCGTCGATGAATTCTATGCGGCCGGGCACGCGCGAAGAGCGCAGGCGTTGCTTGACCAGCGCCTGCAGGTCGGCGACTTCCGGGTGTTCGCCGCGCGCCACCACCATGGCGGCCACGGCCTCGCCCCACTCGACGCTGGGCACGCCGACCACGGCCACGTCGGCCACCGAGGGATGCTCGAGCAGCACGTCTTCTATCTCGCCCGGTGACATGTTCTCGCCGCCGCGGACGATGACGTCGTCAACCCGCCCCTCTATGAAAAGATAGCCTTCTTCATCAATGGATCCGCCGTCGCGGGTAGGAAACCACCCGTCTCCCTCCACCCGCGTGCCCAGGCCCAGGTACTCGCCTGACACCTGCTCGCCGCGCACGTAGATCTCGCCCGACTCGTTGGCGCCCAGGGTCGCGCCCTCGTCGTTGCGCACCTGCAACTCGACACCGGGAAGCGGACGGCCCACAGACA is part of the Candidatus Binatota bacterium genome and harbors:
- a CDS encoding long-chain fatty acid--CoA ligase; translated protein: TMLSRIVEELENNGASDPGLPALAALSYGGGKMPLAVIEKAMRFFPGTGFTNAYGLTETSSTITLLNPDDHRSASASDDAAVKRRLVSVGRPLPGVELQVRNDEGATLGANESGEIYVRGEQVSGEYLGLGTRVEGDGWFPTRDGGSIDEEGYLFIEGRVDDVIVRGGENMSPGEIEDVLLEHPSVADVAVVGVPSVEWGEAVAAMVVARGEHPEVADLQALVKQRLRSSRVPGRIEFIDELPYNETGKLLRRRVRELLADSAGVAE